The following coding sequences are from one Lipingzhangella halophila window:
- a CDS encoding ABC transporter ATP-binding protein, with product MTPSPTDHLLTADGVTVRFGGLVALKDVHITVPPGSVVGLIGPNGAGKTTLFNVLSGLITPNTGTISSKGHRLNGLRPHHLARHGISRTLQGLNLFSGMTVLDNVMTGAERLAKTGLFTMLTGLGRFERDERALRERAMVVLDELGITHVAGAYPGTLAYGVQKRVALARALVSEPDLLMLDEPASGLSSDELAELATRIRGLREHVSILLIEHHMDLVMDVCDHIEVLNFGAVISSGPPDTVRNDPAVTDAYLGSAEESDDE from the coding sequence TTGACTCCCTCTCCCACCGACCACCTTCTCACCGCGGATGGTGTGACGGTCCGTTTCGGCGGGCTCGTCGCGCTCAAGGACGTGCACATCACAGTGCCGCCCGGTTCCGTTGTGGGCCTCATCGGCCCCAACGGCGCGGGAAAAACCACACTGTTCAACGTGCTCTCGGGCCTGATCACGCCGAACACCGGCACGATCAGCAGCAAGGGGCACCGGCTCAACGGGCTCCGCCCGCACCACCTCGCGCGGCACGGCATCAGCCGTACCCTGCAGGGCCTCAACCTGTTCTCCGGAATGACGGTCCTGGACAACGTCATGACCGGAGCCGAGCGGCTCGCCAAGACCGGACTGTTCACCATGCTGACCGGCTTGGGGCGGTTCGAACGCGACGAGCGGGCCCTGCGCGAGCGCGCGATGGTGGTCCTGGACGAGCTCGGCATCACCCACGTTGCTGGTGCGTACCCGGGGACCCTGGCCTACGGGGTGCAGAAGCGGGTTGCCCTGGCCCGGGCCCTGGTGAGCGAGCCCGACCTGCTCATGCTGGACGAACCCGCCAGCGGCCTGTCCAGCGACGAGCTCGCGGAACTGGCCACCCGGATCCGCGGGCTCCGCGAACACGTGTCGATCCTGCTGATCGAGCACCACATGGACCTGGTCATGGACGTCTGCGACCACATCGAGGTGCTCAACTTCGGCGCGGTCATCTCCAGCGGCCCGCCGGACACGGTGCGCAACGACCCGGCCGTCACCGACGCCTATCTCGGATCCGCGGAGGAGAGCGACGATGAGTGA
- a CDS encoding ABC transporter ATP-binding protein, whose amino-acid sequence MSENALFRVEDLVVRYGAVRALNGVSLSVPEGGICAVLGANGAGKTTLLRTVSGLKSADSGRIWLGDTDLTRCAPERLARLGVAHVPEGAGIIVELTVEENLRLGGLWRSDRAATLNTTYDLFPVLRERRNQPASNLSGGERQMLAIGRALMCHPRILLLDEPSLGLAPLATRQLMNLIQQLCADTGLTVLLVEQNANSALSIANEGVVLNLGEIAVTDSAERLLGDEQMRHAYLGF is encoded by the coding sequence ATGAGTGAGAACGCGCTGTTCCGCGTGGAGGACCTGGTGGTCAGGTACGGCGCCGTTCGAGCACTCAACGGAGTGTCGCTGAGCGTTCCCGAAGGCGGCATCTGCGCCGTCCTGGGCGCCAACGGGGCCGGCAAGACGACGCTGCTGCGCACCGTCAGCGGACTCAAGAGCGCGGACTCCGGGCGGATCTGGCTCGGCGACACCGACCTGACCCGCTGCGCTCCGGAGCGGCTCGCCCGCCTGGGCGTCGCCCACGTCCCTGAGGGGGCCGGGATCATCGTCGAGCTCACGGTGGAGGAGAACCTCCGGCTCGGCGGCCTGTGGCGCTCCGACCGGGCGGCGACGCTGAACACGACCTACGACCTCTTCCCGGTCCTGCGCGAGCGGCGCAACCAGCCCGCCAGCAACCTGTCGGGCGGCGAGCGCCAGATGCTGGCGATCGGCCGCGCCCTCATGTGCCACCCGCGCATCCTGCTGCTGGACGAACCCTCCCTCGGGCTCGCTCCGCTGGCGACGCGCCAGCTGATGAACCTGATCCAGCAACTGTGCGCCGACACCGGGCTGACGGTGCTGCTCGTGGAGCAGAACGCGAACAGCGCGCTGTCCATCGCCAACGAGGGTGTCGTCCTCAACCTGGGCGAGATCGCGGTCACCGACTCGGCGGAACGCCTGCTCGGCGACGAGCAGATGCGCCACGCCTACCTCGGCTTCTAG
- a CDS encoding branched-chain amino acid ABC transporter permease: MDYFTNLTLNGVAEGAIYAALALSLIIIYQATRVVNFAQPALALIAAYIALTVTTATGSYWLGFAAALASGMLMGAATERLLIRPVQKTSQLSAIIITLGLLLLLQGVAGMIWSNEPHSFNYPMDYQGQFSPADFFGVAAILGAAMLLFALYRWTPLGLRMRAAAAHPEMARMLGVRVGLMLTLGWAIASIVGALAGMLAVPPFIFPNALDSVFVYGLAAAVIGGLDNPFGSILGGFILGVSLSFVSGYLGPELMPMAALIILILVLSVRPDGLFTRPKARKV, from the coding sequence GTGGACTACTTCACGAACCTAACGCTGAACGGGGTGGCTGAGGGCGCGATCTACGCTGCCCTGGCTCTCTCCCTGATCATCATCTACCAGGCGACCCGGGTCGTGAACTTCGCGCAGCCGGCGCTCGCCCTCATCGCCGCCTATATCGCCCTCACCGTCACCACGGCCACCGGGTCCTACTGGCTCGGGTTCGCCGCCGCACTGGCCAGCGGCATGCTCATGGGCGCCGCCACCGAGCGGTTACTGATCCGCCCGGTCCAGAAGACGTCCCAACTGAGCGCGATCATCATCACCCTCGGCCTGCTGCTCCTGCTGCAGGGCGTGGCCGGGATGATCTGGAGCAACGAGCCGCACTCGTTCAACTACCCGATGGACTACCAGGGGCAGTTCTCCCCGGCGGACTTCTTCGGCGTCGCCGCGATCCTGGGCGCCGCGATGCTGCTGTTCGCGCTCTACCGGTGGACGCCGCTGGGGCTGCGGATGCGCGCCGCCGCCGCGCACCCCGAGATGGCGCGCATGCTGGGCGTGCGGGTCGGCCTCATGCTGACCCTGGGCTGGGCGATCGCCTCGATCGTGGGCGCGCTCGCCGGCATGCTCGCCGTTCCCCCGTTCATCTTCCCCAACGCCTTGGACTCGGTGTTCGTCTACGGGTTGGCCGCCGCGGTCATCGGCGGGCTGGACAACCCCTTCGGCTCGATCCTGGGCGGGTTCATCCTCGGGGTCAGCCTGTCGTTCGTCTCGGGATACCTCGGTCCGGAACTGATGCCCATGGCCGCGCTGATCATTCTCATCCTGGTCCTCAGCGTGCGGCCCGACGGCCTGTTCACCCGGCCCAAAGCACGGAAGGTCTGA
- a CDS encoding branched-chain amino acid ABC transporter permease, whose product MASSQKSPATAAEPKAEEATRGTPKPRGLVARWNALPMLLRHILAACAAMGAVIVLTSVTGQGENTRIASVGFYMLAIAGLGILIGFSGQVSLGHGAFMFIGAYSTALFVLHVPMMPLWLNLILATAISCLAGLIIGVVCARLHGPYLAGATLALAVALPALANRFSEFLGGPNGLDFLMRGTPPALSDAIPNTSWQAWVVWLTVLIVLVFLANLSHGRLGRQMRAVRDDESAAALSGIRVARVKVTAFVISAGCGGLAGALQAYMLKTATPSTFTVALSLSLLAVLVLGGLGSLWGALWGAIAMVYVEEWGDELAHTLDLGTNVANNLPHVLYGVLLIALVLAWPSGVQGFLRQLGNALRPREHSGYGTPSVPPTHEGK is encoded by the coding sequence ATGGCGAGTTCGCAGAAATCCCCCGCAACGGCGGCGGAGCCGAAGGCCGAGGAGGCCACGCGCGGCACCCCCAAGCCGCGCGGACTCGTCGCACGGTGGAACGCCCTGCCGATGCTGCTCCGGCACATCCTCGCGGCCTGCGCCGCAATGGGCGCCGTCATCGTGCTCACCTCGGTCACGGGCCAGGGAGAGAACACCCGCATCGCGAGCGTCGGCTTCTACATGCTCGCGATCGCCGGGCTCGGGATCCTCATCGGGTTCAGCGGCCAGGTCTCGCTCGGGCACGGCGCGTTCATGTTCATCGGGGCCTACAGCACGGCCCTGTTCGTCCTCCACGTGCCGATGATGCCGCTGTGGCTCAACCTGATCCTGGCGACCGCGATCAGTTGCCTGGCCGGGCTCATCATCGGGGTGGTCTGTGCCCGGTTGCACGGTCCCTACCTCGCGGGCGCGACACTCGCGCTCGCCGTGGCGCTGCCCGCACTGGCCAACCGGTTCTCGGAGTTCCTCGGCGGCCCCAACGGGCTGGACTTCCTGATGCGCGGCACCCCGCCCGCGCTCTCCGACGCGATCCCCAACACCAGCTGGCAGGCGTGGGTGGTGTGGCTGACCGTCCTGATCGTCCTGGTGTTCCTGGCCAACCTCAGCCATGGGCGCCTGGGCCGGCAGATGCGCGCCGTCCGGGACGACGAGTCCGCCGCGGCGCTCTCCGGGATCCGGGTCGCCCGGGTCAAGGTGACCGCCTTCGTGATCAGCGCCGGTTGCGGCGGCCTCGCCGGAGCCCTGCAGGCCTACATGCTCAAGACCGCCACTCCGAGCACGTTCACCGTCGCGCTCTCACTGAGCCTCCTGGCGGTGCTCGTGCTCGGCGGTCTCGGCAGCCTCTGGGGGGCGCTCTGGGGTGCGATCGCCATGGTCTACGTCGAGGAGTGGGGCGACGAGCTCGCACACACTCTCGACCTGGGCACCAACGTCGCCAACAACCTCCCGCACGTGCTGTACGGCGTGCTTCTGATCGCGCTCGTCCTGGCCTGGCCGAGCGGAGTGCAGGGCTTCCTGCGGCAACTGGGCAACGCACTCCGTCCACGCGAGCACTCCGGGTACGGCACCCCGTCCGTACCACCAACCCACGAAGGAAAGTGA
- a CDS encoding ABC transporter substrate-binding protein: MAAALLLSSCSGAGEVEDDGPADLDVSTGVTDDSVVIGTHMPLTGPAAPGYSQIPAGAGAVFDYINENGGIHGREIDYRVEDDVYQPDNTVEVTQDLVHDDEIFAMLGGLGTPTHSKVIDFLNEEGVPDLFVSSGALMWNQPEEYPLTYGYQVDYTREAKIQGEYIAENFPDADVGLLHQSDDVGEDSQAGLEQYIGDQITEVQSYDSGQESISAQIEALADAETDVVVCSCVPTYSAMMFLESAGIGFEPEFMVSSIGADTVTLSGLLEQFSEESGSDAPADSLLDGMIATGYLPQAAQQDDPWIEFYSGVYDEYVDPEVPFSNTTVYGMVQATKFAMVLEAAGEDLTRQALIDALDEDNYSGPGLVPFSTAPDNHAGYTGAYISEYSEGGDVEVLQEVRVTDNGDGEIEEFDLERPGPDEVTPFSDLG, translated from the coding sequence ATGGCCGCGGCGCTCCTGCTGAGCTCCTGTTCCGGAGCCGGCGAGGTGGAGGACGACGGGCCGGCGGACCTCGACGTCTCCACCGGCGTCACCGATGACTCGGTCGTGATCGGCACGCACATGCCCCTGACCGGTCCGGCGGCCCCGGGCTACAGCCAGATCCCCGCGGGGGCGGGCGCCGTTTTCGACTACATCAACGAGAACGGCGGCATCCACGGCCGCGAGATCGACTACCGGGTCGAGGACGACGTCTACCAACCCGACAACACTGTCGAGGTCACCCAGGACCTCGTGCACGACGACGAGATCTTCGCGATGCTCGGCGGCCTGGGCACCCCGACGCACTCCAAGGTCATCGACTTCCTGAACGAGGAGGGCGTGCCCGACCTGTTCGTCTCGTCCGGTGCCCTCATGTGGAACCAGCCGGAGGAGTACCCGCTCACCTACGGCTACCAGGTCGACTACACGCGTGAGGCGAAGATCCAGGGCGAGTACATCGCCGAGAACTTCCCCGACGCCGATGTCGGCCTCCTGCACCAGAGCGACGACGTGGGCGAGGACTCCCAAGCGGGCCTCGAGCAGTACATCGGGGACCAGATCACCGAGGTGCAGTCCTACGACTCGGGCCAGGAGTCGATCTCGGCGCAGATCGAGGCGCTGGCCGACGCCGAGACCGATGTCGTCGTCTGCTCGTGCGTTCCCACCTACTCGGCGATGATGTTCCTGGAGTCCGCGGGCATCGGCTTCGAACCCGAGTTCATGGTCAGCAGCATCGGCGCCGACACGGTCACCCTCTCCGGGCTGCTGGAGCAGTTCTCCGAGGAGTCCGGATCGGACGCCCCTGCCGACTCCCTGCTCGACGGCATGATCGCCACCGGCTACCTGCCGCAGGCGGCGCAGCAGGATGACCCCTGGATCGAGTTCTACAGCGGCGTCTACGACGAGTACGTCGACCCGGAGGTGCCGTTCTCCAACACGACCGTCTACGGCATGGTGCAGGCCACGAAGTTCGCCATGGTCCTGGAGGCCGCCGGTGAGGACCTCACCCGCCAGGCCCTGATCGACGCGCTCGACGAGGACAACTACTCCGGCCCCGGCCTGGTGCCGTTCAGCACCGCCCCCGACAACCACGCCGGCTACACCGGTGCCTACATCTCGGAGTACAGCGAGGGTGGGGACGTCGAGGTCCTGCAGGAGGTCCGCGTCACCGACAACGGCGACGGCGAGATCGAGGAGTTCGATCTGGAACGGCCCGGCCCTGATGAGGTCACGCCGTTCTCCGATCTCGGATAG
- a CDS encoding poly(ethylene terephthalate) hydrolase family protein, giving the protein MRKTDTPQELSPTPTARRSALGTKVASTVGVAAALAMSMSLASPAQADTGSHERGPDPTEQALEARSGPFDTDDERVSSLGASGFGGGTIYYPEDTSEGDFGAVALAPGYTASSTSYSSLAERIASHGFVVLAFDTNTRYDQPNSRGRQMESALEYLTEDSDVTDRIDTDRQAVSGHSMGGGGTLAAADDNPDLQAAVPLTPWHTQKSWSGMQVPTMIIGAENDSIASVRSHSIRFYESLPGSLEKGYAEVDGASHFAPNSNDDTVAKYTITWLKRFVDNDTRYEQFLCPPPDSGGWGDDLSDYRDSCPTG; this is encoded by the coding sequence ATGCGTAAGACGGACACCCCCCAGGAGCTATCCCCCACCCCCACGGCCAGGCGGAGCGCGCTTGGCACCAAGGTAGCCAGCACCGTCGGAGTGGCCGCGGCACTGGCCATGAGCATGAGCCTCGCCTCTCCGGCTCAGGCGGACACCGGCTCCCACGAGCGCGGGCCCGACCCCACGGAGCAGGCACTCGAAGCGCGGTCGGGCCCCTTCGACACCGACGACGAGCGCGTCTCGTCCCTGGGAGCGAGCGGTTTCGGTGGTGGAACGATCTACTACCCTGAGGACACCAGCGAGGGTGACTTCGGCGCCGTGGCTCTCGCTCCCGGCTACACCGCGAGCTCGACCTCGTACTCCTCACTGGCGGAACGGATCGCCTCGCACGGCTTCGTGGTCCTGGCCTTCGACACCAACACGCGCTACGACCAGCCGAACAGCCGTGGTCGCCAGATGGAGAGCGCCCTGGAGTACCTGACCGAGGACAGCGACGTGACGGACCGTATCGACACGGACCGGCAGGCTGTTTCCGGCCACTCCATGGGTGGCGGCGGCACGCTCGCGGCCGCCGACGACAACCCGGACCTGCAGGCCGCCGTTCCGCTCACCCCCTGGCACACCCAGAAGAGCTGGAGCGGGATGCAGGTCCCGACCATGATCATCGGTGCGGAGAACGACTCCATCGCCTCGGTGCGCTCGCACTCCATCCGCTTCTACGAGAGCCTGCCCGGCAGTCTGGAGAAGGGATACGCCGAGGTCGACGGGGCGAGCCACTTCGCGCCGAACAGCAACGACGACACCGTCGCCAAGTACACGATCACCTGGCTGAAGCGCTTCGTTGACAACGACACGCGCTACGAGCAGTTCCTCTGCCCGCCGCCCGACTCCGGTGGCTGGGGCGACGATCTGTCCGACTACCGCGACAGCTGCCCGACCGGGTAG
- a CDS encoding GntR family transcriptional regulator, whose product MADGVYERLRTAIISGEWESGAQLPELTLAEHYGVSRTPIREALRRLEQDGLVERADRGMRVRGRSPEEILEIYEVRIVLEGAVASAAAKRRTEIDLIRLRRAAEAMAEVDSTDAYAMATANRAFHETMWQASHNRTLIDLLTRLNDHLARYPATTLTRSGRWESALAEHGAILAAIENQRPEEAAECAERHMAAARDIRLDMYAAELR is encoded by the coding sequence ATGGCCGATGGCGTCTACGAGCGGCTCCGCACCGCGATCATCTCCGGGGAGTGGGAAAGCGGCGCCCAACTCCCCGAGCTGACTCTCGCGGAGCACTACGGGGTCAGCCGAACCCCCATCCGCGAGGCCCTGCGGCGGCTGGAGCAGGACGGTCTCGTCGAACGCGCCGATCGGGGTATGCGGGTACGCGGCCGGAGCCCGGAGGAGATCCTGGAGATCTACGAGGTGCGTATCGTCCTGGAAGGCGCGGTCGCCAGCGCCGCGGCCAAGCGGCGCACCGAGATCGACCTCATCCGGCTGCGCCGGGCGGCCGAAGCGATGGCCGAGGTCGACTCGACGGACGCCTACGCCATGGCTACGGCCAACCGGGCCTTCCACGAGACGATGTGGCAGGCGAGCCACAACCGGACGTTGATCGACCTCCTCACCCGGCTCAACGACCACCTGGCTCGCTATCCGGCGACCACGCTGACGCGCTCCGGCCGCTGGGAGAGCGCGCTGGCCGAGCACGGCGCGATTCTGGCGGCCATCGAGAACCAGCGCCCCGAAGAGGCGGCGGAGTGCGCGGAACGCCATATGGCGGCGGCGCGCGACATCCGGCTGGATATGTACGCGGCGGAGCTGCGCTAG
- the tcuA gene encoding FAD-dependent tricarballylate dehydrogenase TcuA, producing MNTSSEAKTSNPTAGTEPRPGAPSAEHYDVVVVGGGNAGFCAAHAARDRGARVLVLEKGNAHQAGGNSFYTAGAFRVAHPGSEGLSGVLDDESLAKLGETDLAPYTTSDFTADMERLTDGRCDPGMVRTLVGRSWDIVTWLHAKGMRWRLMYERQAYVSNGRWVFHGGLALGTVDGGKGLIAQHTEIAHTSGVRIRYGATVRDLLCDDSGVVRGVSYTDSDGHSHTVEAASTVLTAGGFEASPELRQRYLGAGWEQALVRGNPLNTGEVLQRAIGLGAAPYGDWASCHSVAWDAGAPPQGGDRELTNQRTRQSYPIGVVVDRDGRRFVDEGADYRNYTYAKYGREILSRPGGVAFQLFDAKTRPLLRSEEYDSRPITGGSADTLPDLAGKLGIDPDGLTATVNEFNKNIVDEPFDPAVKDGRAAQVEPPKSNWAQALDTPPYYGYAVSCGITFTFGGLAVDSRGRVLTEEGTPLTGLYAAGEIVGGLFSGNYPGGSGLTAGSVYGRLAGEAAATDRRPA from the coding sequence GTGAACACGAGCAGCGAAGCGAAGACGAGCAATCCCACGGCGGGCACCGAACCAAGACCGGGCGCGCCGAGTGCCGAGCACTACGACGTCGTCGTCGTTGGCGGTGGCAACGCTGGCTTCTGCGCCGCGCACGCGGCACGGGACCGCGGCGCGCGGGTGCTGGTCCTGGAGAAGGGGAACGCCCACCAGGCCGGCGGCAACTCCTTCTACACAGCGGGGGCGTTCCGGGTCGCGCACCCGGGGAGCGAGGGCCTGTCCGGCGTCCTCGACGACGAGTCGCTGGCCAAACTGGGCGAGACGGACCTCGCTCCCTACACCACGAGCGACTTCACCGCGGACATGGAGCGCCTCACGGACGGCCGCTGCGACCCCGGCATGGTGCGCACCCTGGTGGGCCGGAGCTGGGACATCGTCACCTGGCTGCACGCCAAGGGGATGCGCTGGCGGTTGATGTACGAGCGGCAGGCCTACGTCTCGAACGGCCGCTGGGTGTTCCACGGCGGGCTGGCTCTGGGGACCGTCGACGGCGGGAAGGGGCTGATCGCCCAGCACACCGAGATCGCCCACACCAGCGGTGTCCGGATTCGCTACGGGGCCACGGTGCGCGACCTGCTGTGCGACGACTCGGGGGTCGTCCGCGGAGTCAGCTACACCGACTCCGACGGCCACTCGCACACCGTCGAGGCCGCATCAACGGTCCTGACCGCTGGCGGGTTCGAGGCCAGCCCGGAGCTTCGGCAGCGGTACCTGGGAGCGGGATGGGAACAGGCCCTGGTCCGGGGCAACCCGCTGAACACCGGCGAGGTGCTGCAGCGCGCCATCGGACTGGGCGCGGCGCCGTACGGTGACTGGGCCTCCTGCCACAGCGTTGCCTGGGACGCCGGGGCGCCGCCGCAGGGCGGGGACCGCGAGCTGACCAACCAGCGCACGCGGCAGAGCTACCCCATCGGTGTGGTGGTCGACCGGGACGGCCGCCGCTTCGTCGATGAGGGGGCCGACTACCGGAACTACACCTATGCCAAGTACGGCCGGGAGATCCTCTCGCGCCCGGGCGGTGTGGCCTTCCAGCTCTTCGACGCCAAGACCCGGCCACTGCTCCGTTCCGAGGAATACGACTCGCGGCCGATCACCGGGGGCTCGGCCGACACCCTCCCGGACCTCGCGGGCAAGCTCGGGATCGACCCGGACGGGCTGACAGCCACCGTGAACGAGTTCAACAAGAACATTGTGGACGAGCCGTTCGACCCCGCGGTCAAGGACGGCCGCGCCGCCCAGGTCGAACCGCCCAAGTCGAACTGGGCGCAGGCCCTGGACACTCCGCCGTACTACGGATACGCGGTGAGCTGCGGAATCACGTTCACGTTCGGTGGCCTCGCGGTCGACTCGCGCGGCCGGGTGCTCACCGAAGAGGGCACCCCGCTCACGGGTCTCTACGCCGCCGGCGAGATCGTCGGCGGGCTGTTCTCGGGCAACTACCCGGGAGGCTCGGGCCTCACAGCGGGATCTGTCTACGGTCGGCTTGCCGGGGAGGCCGCGGCCACCGACCGGCGCCCCGCCTGA
- a CDS encoding N-acyl homoserine lactonase family protein, which produces MTAEPSGVGDGDTRVYAIRFAHREASVRGEHFYGHDPCSESPFPIDYYVWLIVSGERTVLVDAGFTAETARRRGKRDYLQSPMETIAALGSDAGRVSHLILSHLHYDHVGHVADFPSASVVLQESELAFWTSRHAGRGEHARLADPEAIASLARENFTGRVRLVNGEHEVAPGVTVHRVGGHTPGLQVTRVETARGIVVLAADGTHFFENIEQDRPYGVVNHLPSMYEAFDTIRALAGPAGVVVPGHDPRVRERFPAVPGLEGLAVRVV; this is translated from the coding sequence ATGACGGCCGAGCCCAGCGGCGTTGGCGATGGTGACACTCGCGTCTACGCGATCCGCTTCGCGCACCGCGAGGCATCCGTGCGGGGCGAGCATTTCTACGGGCACGATCCCTGCTCCGAGTCGCCGTTTCCGATCGACTACTACGTGTGGCTCATCGTCTCCGGCGAGCGCACGGTTCTCGTTGACGCGGGCTTCACCGCGGAGACCGCGCGCCGTCGGGGCAAGCGGGACTACCTCCAGTCGCCCATGGAAACGATCGCGGCCCTGGGGTCGGATGCCGGCCGTGTCTCCCACCTCATCCTCAGCCACCTGCACTACGACCACGTGGGCCACGTTGCGGACTTCCCTTCCGCGAGCGTCGTTCTGCAGGAGTCCGAGCTCGCGTTCTGGACGTCGCGGCACGCGGGACGCGGTGAGCACGCCCGTCTCGCCGATCCCGAGGCGATCGCGTCCCTGGCGCGGGAGAACTTCACCGGGCGCGTGCGGTTGGTGAACGGTGAGCACGAGGTGGCTCCGGGGGTCACCGTGCACCGGGTCGGCGGGCACACCCCGGGACTGCAGGTGACCCGGGTCGAGACCGCTCGGGGCATCGTGGTTCTCGCCGCCGACGGGACGCACTTCTTCGAGAACATCGAGCAGGACCGGCCCTACGGGGTGGTCAACCACCTCCCGTCGATGTACGAGGCGTTCGACACCATCCGCGCGCTGGCGGGTCCTGCCGGGGTGGTGGTTCCGGGACACGACCCCCGGGTGCGGGAGCGGTTCCCGGCAGTGCCCGGATTGGAGGGGTTGGCCGTGCGCGTCGTCTAG
- a CDS encoding NAD(P)-dependent oxidoreductase, which produces MTSGSEPVRVALCGLGNMGSAIAGRLADTGWPTLVFDLDAERTRQAAEAPGAAAAASVAELATADVVLLSLPTPKASLEVVSELAPRMRADADTVIVETSTVNPPDMTAAGEVCAPHGVGIIDAAILSGVAQMRSGSAALLVGGEERHTRTAAPVLDAISASSRQFGPLGSGMAAKVINNAVAHAVMVVLSEAGALAAATGVSGTALAELLGGADAGLTRPLTHRFVERILRAEYEGGMPTEAARKDSTLVLDLAQQTNVPLFALQSTHTVYELGMAQGLGRYDYSAIATLWEQWTGRPMSETGDGNGGDE; this is translated from the coding sequence TTGACCAGCGGTAGTGAACCCGTGCGGGTGGCGCTGTGCGGCCTGGGGAACATGGGGTCGGCGATCGCCGGGCGGCTGGCCGACACCGGCTGGCCCACCCTCGTCTTCGACCTCGACGCGGAACGGACCCGCCAGGCCGCGGAGGCGCCAGGGGCCGCGGCCGCCGCGAGCGTCGCGGAGTTGGCGACCGCCGACGTCGTGCTGCTCTCGTTGCCGACCCCGAAGGCGTCCCTGGAAGTCGTCTCGGAGCTGGCGCCCCGGATGCGTGCGGACGCTGACACTGTCATCGTCGAGACCTCCACGGTCAACCCGCCGGACATGACCGCGGCCGGCGAGGTGTGCGCGCCGCACGGCGTCGGGATCATCGACGCCGCGATCCTTTCCGGGGTCGCTCAGATGCGCTCCGGGTCCGCGGCCCTGCTGGTCGGCGGGGAGGAGCGCCACACCCGCACGGCCGCGCCCGTGCTCGATGCCATCAGCGCGTCGAGCCGGCAGTTCGGGCCGTTGGGCAGCGGGATGGCCGCCAAGGTCATCAACAACGCGGTCGCGCATGCGGTCATGGTGGTCCTCTCCGAGGCCGGTGCGCTGGCCGCCGCGACAGGAGTCTCCGGCACGGCGCTGGCCGAGCTGCTCGGCGGTGCGGACGCCGGACTCACGCGGCCGCTGACGCACCGGTTCGTGGAGCGGATCCTGCGCGCCGAGTATGAGGGCGGTATGCCGACCGAGGCGGCCCGCAAGGACTCCACGCTGGTCCTGGACCTCGCGCAGCAGACGAACGTTCCGCTGTTCGCGCTGCAGAGCACGCACACCGTCTACGAGCTGGGAATGGCGCAGGGCCTGGGCCGCTACGACTACTCCGCGATCGCGACACTGTGGGAGCAGTGGACCGGGCGCCCCATGAGCGAGACCGGCGATGGCAACGGCGGCGACGAGTAA